The Plectropomus leopardus isolate mb unplaced genomic scaffold, YSFRI_Pleo_2.0 unplaced_scaffold16734, whole genome shotgun sequence genomic sequence CCCACGgatacactacacacacacgcgcgcgcacacacacacacacacagaaggatACAACTTTCATATGCAGTTTACAACTTTGGTTTGCTGTTAAGTGTGGAGTTTTTTCTTCTGATAACATACCTCACACTGTGCTCGGAGTCCAGTCTCCTGCAGCCGGGACCAGATGCTCTGAATGCGGCCGGCGTGTTCGGGGTGACTGTTGGTGTTCCCACACATACACTGATGCTTCTGCATCAGAGAGTCGTACACCAGGCCtgaggaaacacacagaaacacacaacttACTTACAATACACAAgaactgacagaaaatgtaccAGTAACCGTTTTTCTAAtcaattatttgtcattttctcatgcaaaatgctaaat encodes the following:
- the LOC121964691 gene encoding histone deacetylase 4-like, which gives rise to LVYDSLMQKHQCMCGNTNSHPEHAGRIQSIWSRLQETGLRAQCECIRGRKATLEELQTVHSEAHVLLYGTNPLRQKLDCSITPMFVRLPCGGVG